From Stenotrophomonas nitritireducens, the proteins below share one genomic window:
- a CDS encoding membrane-bound PQQ-dependent dehydrogenase, glucose/quinate/shikimate family, translating to MVDTPLPGQGSALRAIPRLLLALIVLATGVALAYGGISLLKLGGSAYYLIAGLAYLVLGVLVLLRHRHTAAFSLLVFVATAVWALLDTPRFGYWELLPRLVFPALVLMMTLWSGAAYPGVSAITRRLGNSGALATFVALLATLVAAFFPHGTISNPAAITADPAAAKASAANPGDWEFFGRNAAGTRFAPFEQITPANVNQLQVAWTYRTGRRTVSEPGAAAGVDENTPLQIGTSLYSCTPENLVTAIDADTGKAIWKFDPKAHTAEHVTCRGVGYYDIDKDASLDAAQKAAYTGQTCRRRILVSTVDARLFALDAATGAQCPGFGQNGVVDLKPHMGPVENSKRYHPTSIPVVMGHLAVIGGWVRDIMEGEPSGVVRAYDVRDGSEAWAWDVGKPDELAKPGEDYTLATPNVWTIPTYDHELNLVYLPTGNGPPDYWGGSRNPAKEKNGSAVIALDASTGKVRWVRQLIHHDVWDYDLPSQPVLHDVTDAQGRKVPALIQTTKTGHIFVIDRRTGEFVTPVEERPVPTTPHAQGDTLSPTQPFSVGMPIIGADTLTERSMWGISPFDQLYCRIKFKDSNYQGAFTPPSEKPYIEWPSLLGGMNWGGISIDESRNLMFVNDMRMALRMQLITREDAKKFKVSTDEVPGFMGTIRPQLAGPYGGVKIDILQSPLGVPCVDPPFGTMSAIDLTTKKLVWQVPLGTVKDTGPLGIKTHLSMPIGMPTLGGPTSTASGLVFFAGTQDYYLRALDAATGKEVWKARLPVGAVAAPLVYVSPKTGKQYVVISAGGTSHSPDVGDYVIAYALPDSMTKK from the coding sequence ATGGTCGACACTCCCTTGCCGGGACAGGGATCCGCCTTGCGCGCCATCCCCCGGCTGTTGCTCGCCCTCATCGTCCTCGCCACCGGCGTGGCGCTGGCTTATGGCGGCATATCGCTGCTCAAGCTGGGCGGCTCCGCCTATTACCTGATCGCCGGCCTGGCCTACCTGGTGCTGGGCGTGCTGGTGCTGCTGCGCCATCGCCACACGGCCGCGTTCTCGCTGCTGGTGTTCGTTGCCACCGCCGTGTGGGCGCTGCTGGACACGCCGCGCTTCGGCTACTGGGAGCTGCTGCCGCGACTGGTGTTCCCGGCGCTGGTGCTGATGATGACCTTGTGGTCCGGCGCCGCTTATCCGGGCGTGTCGGCCATCACCCGCCGGCTGGGCAACAGCGGTGCGCTGGCCACCTTCGTCGCGCTGCTGGCCACGCTGGTGGCCGCATTCTTCCCGCACGGCACGATCTCCAACCCGGCGGCCATCACCGCCGATCCGGCCGCCGCCAAGGCCTCTGCGGCCAACCCGGGTGACTGGGAGTTCTTCGGCCGCAATGCCGCCGGCACGCGCTTTGCGCCGTTCGAGCAGATCACCCCGGCCAACGTCAACCAGCTGCAGGTGGCGTGGACCTATCGAACCGGCCGCCGCACCGTGTCCGAACCGGGCGCGGCGGCGGGCGTGGACGAAAACACCCCGCTGCAGATCGGCACCTCGCTGTATTCGTGCACGCCCGAGAACCTGGTGACCGCGATCGACGCCGATACCGGCAAGGCGATCTGGAAGTTCGATCCCAAGGCGCACACCGCCGAGCACGTGACCTGCCGCGGCGTGGGCTATTACGACATCGACAAGGACGCCAGCCTCGACGCCGCGCAGAAGGCCGCGTACACCGGGCAGACCTGCCGCCGCCGCATCCTGGTATCCACCGTCGATGCGCGCCTGTTCGCGCTGGATGCCGCCACCGGCGCACAGTGCCCGGGCTTCGGCCAGAACGGCGTCGTGGACCTGAAGCCGCACATGGGCCCGGTGGAAAACAGCAAGCGCTACCACCCGACCTCGATCCCGGTGGTGATGGGCCACCTGGCCGTGATCGGCGGCTGGGTGCGCGACATCATGGAAGGCGAGCCTTCCGGCGTGGTGCGCGCCTACGACGTGCGCGACGGCTCGGAAGCCTGGGCCTGGGACGTGGGCAAGCCCGACGAGCTGGCCAAGCCCGGCGAGGACTACACGCTGGCCACGCCGAACGTGTGGACCATCCCGACCTACGACCACGAGCTGAACCTGGTCTACCTGCCCACCGGCAACGGCCCGCCCGATTACTGGGGTGGCAGCCGCAACCCGGCCAAGGAGAAGAACGGCTCGGCGGTGATCGCGCTGGATGCTTCCACCGGCAAGGTGCGCTGGGTGCGCCAGCTGATCCACCACGACGTGTGGGATTACGACCTGCCCTCGCAGCCGGTGCTGCATGACGTGACCGATGCGCAGGGCCGCAAGGTGCCGGCGCTGATCCAGACCACCAAGACCGGCCACATCTTCGTGATCGACCGCCGCACCGGCGAGTTCGTCACGCCGGTGGAAGAACGCCCGGTCCCGACCACCCCGCACGCGCAGGGCGACACCCTGTCGCCGACCCAGCCGTTCTCGGTGGGCATGCCGATCATCGGCGCCGATACCCTCACCGAGCGCTCGATGTGGGGCATCAGCCCGTTCGACCAGCTGTACTGCCGCATCAAGTTCAAGGACTCCAACTACCAGGGCGCCTTCACCCCGCCCAGCGAGAAGCCCTACATCGAGTGGCCCAGCCTGCTGGGCGGCATGAACTGGGGCGGCATCTCGATCGACGAATCGCGCAACCTGATGTTCGTCAACGACATGCGCATGGCGCTGCGGATGCAGCTGATCACCCGCGAGGACGCCAAGAAGTTCAAGGTGTCCACCGACGAAGTGCCCGGCTTCATGGGCACCATCCGTCCGCAGCTGGCCGGCCCCTACGGCGGCGTGAAGATCGACATCCTGCAGTCGCCGCTGGGCGTGCCCTGCGTGGACCCGCCGTTCGGCACGATGAGCGCCATCGACCTGACCACCAAGAAGCTGGTGTGGCAGGTGCCGCTGGGCACCGTGAAAGACACCGGCCCGCTGGGCATCAAGACCCACCTGTCGATGCCGATCGGCATGCCGACCCTGGGCGGCCCCACCTCCACCGCTTCGGGCCTGGTGTTCTTCGCCGGCACGCAGGACTACTACCTGCGCGCGCTGGACGCGGCCACCGGCAAGGAAGTGTGGAAGGCCCGCCTGCCCGTGGGCGCCGTGGCCGCGCCACTGGTATACGTCTCGCCGAAGACCGGCAAGCAGTACGTGGTGATCTCCGCCGGCGGCACCAGCCATTCGCCGGACGTGGGCGACTACGTGATCGCCTATGCGCTGCCGGACAGCATGACGAAGAAGTAA
- a CDS encoding NAD(P)/FAD-dependent oxidoreductase: MHRVVVVGGGAGGLELATQLGDRYGRDVGVEVTLVDPEPFHVWKPLLHEVASGSLDPWVHQVDYAAQGYWHGFDFVQGAMTGLDRKKQLVSVGPVFDGEGRALFSARELPYDTLIMAVGSITNFFGIPGAHEHTFALDTVQDAERFRASLVSACIRADSVQSPSKRRVRIMIVGGGATGVELAAELRQTARFLSVYGLHHLDPMRDIQISTIEAGDRILPTLPERVSEAAAELLERYGVQLILREQVKEVTAQGLFTSEVTFHGADLTVWAAGIKALPLLSKLDGLIVGERGQLAVRQTLQTLDDDAIFAIGDCAQCHWTEQAAWVPPRAQAAHQQVGFLLRALRVRLAHPTERLPLFRYRDFGSLVSLGRLGAMGNLMGGLISGRLFVDGIVARIMYRSLYRMHCVALHGW, from the coding sequence ATGCATAGAGTCGTGGTGGTTGGGGGAGGGGCAGGGGGGTTGGAGCTGGCCACCCAGTTGGGCGATCGCTACGGCCGAGATGTGGGCGTTGAAGTAACGCTGGTAGACCCAGAACCTTTCCATGTCTGGAAGCCACTGCTCCATGAAGTCGCTTCGGGGAGCCTGGACCCTTGGGTTCATCAGGTTGACTATGCAGCTCAGGGCTACTGGCATGGTTTCGACTTCGTGCAGGGCGCGATGACGGGGCTGGATCGAAAGAAGCAGCTTGTTAGTGTGGGCCCCGTATTCGATGGCGAAGGGCGAGCGTTGTTCTCAGCTAGGGAACTGCCCTATGACACGTTGATCATGGCCGTAGGCAGCATCACCAACTTCTTCGGCATCCCCGGTGCACATGAGCATACTTTTGCTCTGGACACGGTGCAGGACGCGGAGCGATTTCGGGCCAGTCTGGTATCGGCCTGCATACGCGCTGATAGCGTCCAATCCCCATCCAAACGCCGTGTGCGGATCATGATCGTAGGCGGCGGTGCGACGGGTGTCGAACTGGCTGCAGAGCTGCGACAGACGGCCCGCTTCCTGTCCGTCTATGGGCTGCACCATCTTGATCCCATGCGGGATATCCAGATCTCGACTATTGAGGCTGGGGATCGCATTCTACCTACCCTTCCTGAGCGGGTTTCTGAGGCGGCTGCAGAACTCTTGGAGCGTTATGGCGTCCAACTGATACTACGTGAGCAGGTGAAAGAGGTTACCGCACAAGGTCTGTTTACATCCGAAGTAACGTTTCACGGCGCTGACCTTACAGTGTGGGCTGCAGGCATCAAGGCACTGCCTCTGCTCTCAAAGCTGGACGGACTCATTGTGGGCGAGCGGGGCCAACTGGCGGTGAGGCAGACATTACAAACACTGGACGACGATGCCATCTTCGCTATTGGAGACTGCGCGCAGTGCCATTGGACTGAGCAGGCAGCCTGGGTTCCACCAAGAGCACAAGCGGCCCACCAGCAAGTGGGCTTCCTCCTGCGAGCCCTGCGCGTTCGATTGGCGCATCCCACTGAACGGTTGCCACTGTTCCGGTATAGGGATTTCGGCTCGTTGGTGTCACTTGGAAGACTAGGCGCTATGGGAAACCTGATGGGTGGACTCATCAGTGGTCGACTGTTCGTTGATGGGATAGTGGCCAGGATCATGTATCGCTCTTTGTATCGAATGCACTGCGTGGCCCTGCATGGATGGTGA
- a CDS encoding DUF2501 domain-containing protein, with translation MNLRRFVIAVGLLAVAGSASAVDLKSLKKSLGGSESSAQSSEGVSSLGGLGGLALPGISGKTAGNAAGVLEYCVKRKYLSGNAVASVKDKLLSRYGLGTEKKAQQDSGYKSGLQGILQGDGGQSFNLDAVSDKLKDKGCDYVLDNAGKLI, from the coding sequence ATGAACCTGCGTCGTTTCGTCATCGCCGTCGGCCTGCTGGCCGTGGCCGGGTCGGCCTCGGCCGTGGACCTCAAGAGCCTGAAGAAGTCGCTGGGCGGCAGCGAGTCGTCCGCGCAATCGAGCGAGGGCGTGTCGTCGCTGGGGGGACTGGGCGGGTTGGCCTTGCCGGGCATCAGCGGCAAGACCGCGGGCAACGCGGCCGGCGTGCTGGAGTACTGCGTGAAGCGCAAATACCTGAGCGGCAACGCGGTGGCCTCGGTGAAGGACAAGCTGCTGTCCAGATACGGGCTGGGCACCGAGAAGAAGGCGCAGCAGGACAGCGGCTACAAGAGTGGCCTGCAGGGCATCCTGCAGGGCGACGGCGGGCAGTCCTTCAACTTGGATGCGGTCTCGGACAAGCTCAAGGACAAGGGCTGCGATTACGTGCTCGACAACGCCGGCAAGCTGATCTGA
- a CDS encoding sensor histidine kinase, with protein sequence MDSVSSGCLCPVQQILVNLIVNAIHAMPKGGKLVLRTVDAESATGDAGVAIQVADTGAGITADMLDRIFDPFVSTKQQEGTGLGLSISQMLAVRQAGTLTVTSGVGKGATFTLWLPESVP encoded by the coding sequence ATGGATTCAGTGTCTTCTGGTTGCCTCTGTCCAGTCCAGCAGATTCTGGTCAATCTCATCGTCAATGCCATCCATGCCATGCCCAAAGGCGGGAAATTGGTGCTCCGGACGGTGGATGCAGAGAGCGCCACGGGCGATGCGGGAGTGGCCATTCAGGTGGCGGACACCGGAGCGGGCATTACGGCAGATATGCTCGACCGCATCTTTGACCCCTTCGTTTCGACCAAGCAGCAGGAGGGGACGGGGCTTGGCTTGTCCATCAGTCAGATGCTGGCTGTCAGGCAGGCGGGCACACTCACCGTTACAAGTGGCGTTGGAAAAGGGGCAACCTTTACCCTCTGGCTGCCCGAAAGCGTCCCTTGA
- a CDS encoding DnaJ C-terminal domain-containing protein, which yields MSNPYQVLGVEANASLDQIKKAYRRLARKLHPDLNPGDKAAEETFKDVNNAYRLLSDPEKRARFDAGEIDETGAERPRHNYYRDYADSEQAYGYGGDDAYADFMQGDDPFADLMRRSAQARANRPGQDLHYRLSIDLSEAIEGGKKRLTLPTGDTLDVVVPAGVVDGQAIRLRGKGAPGAGKGRAGDALIELEVRPDARFTRDGDDLTIEIPISLSEAVLGGKVRVPTPTGRLEVTVPPGSDGSVKMRLKGHGMPIRGGGRGDEFVKLRIALPRPVDPALKDFVDAWEAGRSFDPRQESKQ from the coding sequence TTGAGCAATCCATACCAAGTGCTTGGCGTCGAGGCCAACGCATCCCTTGATCAGATCAAGAAGGCCTATCGTCGGCTGGCCAGGAAGCTACATCCCGATTTGAATCCCGGCGATAAGGCGGCTGAGGAGACATTCAAGGACGTTAACAATGCCTACCGCTTGCTCAGCGATCCTGAGAAACGAGCGCGATTTGATGCGGGGGAGATCGATGAGACCGGCGCCGAAAGGCCGCGGCATAACTATTACCGTGACTATGCCGATTCCGAGCAGGCGTATGGATACGGTGGTGATGATGCCTATGCGGACTTCATGCAGGGCGATGATCCGTTCGCCGATCTGATGCGGCGAAGCGCACAGGCTCGAGCCAACCGTCCCGGACAGGATCTCCACTATCGCTTGTCCATTGACCTGTCTGAGGCCATCGAGGGCGGAAAGAAGCGTTTGACCTTGCCCACAGGCGACACGTTGGACGTCGTGGTGCCGGCCGGTGTGGTGGACGGGCAGGCCATAAGATTGAGGGGCAAAGGCGCACCGGGCGCTGGCAAAGGCAGGGCGGGCGATGCGCTGATTGAGCTCGAAGTCAGGCCAGATGCTCGCTTCACACGCGATGGTGATGATCTGACCATTGAGATTCCGATATCGCTCAGCGAAGCCGTGCTTGGTGGGAAAGTTCGCGTGCCGACGCCCACTGGCAGGCTCGAGGTGACGGTTCCACCGGGTTCAGACGGCAGTGTGAAGATGCGGTTGAAGGGCCATGGGATGCCAATCCGCGGAGGGGGCAGGGGAGATGAGTTCGTCAAGCTGCGGATCGCACTGCCGAGGCCAGTTGATCCTGCTCTGAAAGACTTTGTAGACGCGTGGGAGGCTGGGCGTTCCTTCGACCCACGCCAGGAGAGCAAGCAATGA
- a CDS encoding mechanosensitive ion channel family protein: protein MTMRLGMHPLTESAGPLLAPSSLIGAVAIGLVVLCICATLAWFTRRTAKRLEHRLSDVTVLQFASVFVQMLIYLFGTAAFAHIVPELRTLGTALLAGASIISVVIGLAAQDTLGNLIAGFSLVLSKAIRVGDDVRIYSPVGTISARVKEISLGFTSLIDEESNEVVIPNGVIMNGAVVRIVNAAKKG from the coding sequence ATGACCATGCGCCTGGGAATGCACCCGCTGACTGAAAGCGCAGGCCCATTGCTGGCGCCAAGCTCACTCATAGGCGCAGTCGCAATAGGGCTCGTGGTGCTCTGCATCTGTGCCACGCTGGCCTGGTTTACACGCCGGACCGCCAAACGCTTGGAGCACCGGCTTTCAGACGTGACGGTATTACAGTTCGCCAGTGTCTTTGTGCAAATGCTGATCTATCTGTTTGGAACAGCCGCATTCGCCCACATTGTCCCCGAGCTTCGCACCCTTGGCACCGCCCTTCTGGCCGGCGCGAGCATCATTTCGGTGGTAATCGGCTTGGCTGCCCAAGACACCCTTGGCAATCTCATCGCGGGCTTTTCCCTCGTGCTCTCCAAAGCCATTCGCGTGGGCGATGATGTGCGGATCTACTCTCCCGTTGGCACCATCTCAGCGCGCGTGAAGGAAATATCCCTGGGCTTCACCTCTTTGATAGATGAAGAATCCAATGAAGTCGTCATTCCCAACGGCGTCATCATGAATGGGGCTGTGGTCCGTATAGTCAATGCCGCAAAGAAAGGATGA
- the fdhD gene encoding formate dehydrogenase accessory sulfurtransferase FdhD — translation MTCVTNTGSPLKYAQRPIWRVQGEVGVKTSDQVAEEVPIAMLCNDRSYAVMMATPGDLDDFALGFSLTEGLIHHPDQLLDVQTNSYVEGISLSMQVASEAPVNSLSTDDQRLLPGRSGCGICGTRQLEDLVRQPLPVADVRSFSAHALRHALATLNQHQPINDATGSMHAAAWADANGDTQITREDVGRHNALDKLIGALRRKATNPVDGFVLISSRASYEMIAKAASAGVSMIAAISAPTALAIDLARGAGICLVGFSQPQRYNIYTYPERLI, via the coding sequence ATGACATGCGTAACCAACACCGGCTCGCCCCTCAAGTATGCGCAACGCCCGATCTGGCGCGTGCAGGGCGAAGTAGGCGTCAAGACAAGTGATCAGGTCGCCGAGGAAGTGCCTATCGCTATGCTCTGCAACGATCGCTCCTATGCCGTGATGATGGCAACCCCCGGCGATCTGGATGATTTCGCACTGGGCTTCTCCTTGACCGAAGGATTGATCCACCATCCAGATCAGTTGTTGGATGTCCAAACCAATAGCTATGTGGAAGGGATTTCCCTTTCCATGCAAGTTGCATCCGAGGCGCCGGTCAACTCGCTTTCTACGGATGACCAAAGATTGCTCCCTGGTCGCAGCGGGTGCGGCATTTGCGGCACCCGACAACTTGAAGACCTTGTTCGGCAGCCACTCCCGGTCGCTGACGTGCGGTCGTTCTCCGCGCATGCATTGCGCCATGCCTTGGCGACACTCAACCAGCACCAACCCATCAATGATGCGACCGGCTCCATGCACGCCGCGGCCTGGGCCGATGCCAACGGTGATACTCAAATCACACGCGAAGACGTGGGAAGACACAACGCTTTGGACAAACTCATCGGCGCGCTCAGGCGCAAGGCGACCAATCCAGTCGACGGCTTCGTTCTCATATCCAGCCGGGCCAGCTATGAAATGATCGCCAAGGCAGCAAGCGCAGGCGTGAGCATGATTGCGGCGATCTCTGCACCTACGGCCCTGGCGATCGATCTGGCACGCGGCGCAGGCATATGCCTCGTCGGCTTTTCCCAGCCTCAACGCTACAACATCTACACCTATCCGGAGCGCCTGATATGA
- a CDS encoding redoxin domain-containing protein produces the protein MSAPTPGSDAILSPNTLAPDFTLNATPDQKLSLHELRGRPVVLVFYPADWSEVCSDELTLFNQALSLISESGTTTLGISVDSAWCHQAFAAAHKLRFDLLSDFHPKGSVSALYGAYDAENGYCKRALFVIDAQGRITWSYLSPTAINPGVDGVLDALESLKHS, from the coding sequence ATGTCCGCCCCAACTCCTGGATCAGATGCCATCCTATCGCCCAACACCCTGGCGCCGGACTTCACGCTCAATGCCACGCCCGACCAGAAATTATCGCTCCATGAGCTACGGGGAAGGCCCGTCGTGTTGGTGTTCTATCCCGCCGACTGGAGCGAAGTCTGCTCGGATGAGCTTACACTCTTCAACCAGGCCCTTTCGCTCATCTCGGAAAGTGGCACCACAACGCTTGGAATCTCTGTAGACAGCGCATGGTGCCACCAAGCCTTCGCCGCCGCGCACAAGCTACGTTTCGATCTACTCTCGGACTTCCATCCCAAAGGCTCTGTGTCGGCGCTCTATGGCGCATATGACGCCGAAAATGGCTATTGCAAGAGAGCCCTGTTCGTCATCGATGCACAAGGTCGCATTACCTGGAGCTACCTTTCGCCAACGGCCATCAACCCTGGCGTTGACGGCGTATTGGACGCGCTCGAATCTCTCAAACACTCCTGA
- a CDS encoding DoxX family protein, which produces MMNAIALLVARLFLGVPFIIWGVMKLHGGEAKLVPVLAGMGLPDARVLAYLVGVCELVGGIAVCIGYPVRTVGVLLGVWCLLTGYAAHRGDVNQLLAHVGMAGGFFLLAAVGPGSLSLFGGTPTGVFAHLR; this is translated from the coding sequence ATGATGAACGCAATAGCGTTGCTTGTGGCTCGGCTGTTCTTGGGCGTGCCTTTCATCATCTGGGGCGTCATGAAACTTCATGGGGGTGAGGCTAAGCTCGTGCCCGTCCTTGCCGGCATGGGCTTGCCCGACGCCAGGGTGCTGGCCTACCTGGTGGGTGTTTGCGAACTTGTTGGTGGAATAGCCGTGTGCATTGGCTATCCCGTTCGCACGGTAGGCGTCCTGCTAGGCGTGTGGTGCCTGCTGACGGGCTATGCGGCCCACAGGGGCGATGTGAACCAACTATTGGCTCATGTGGGCATGGCAGGTGGTTTCTTCCTGCTCGCCGCAGTGGGGCCAGGCTCGCTCTCACTATTCGGTGGAACTCCAACAGGTGTCTTCGCCCACCTGCGCTGA
- a CDS encoding chaperone modulator CbpM codes for MNIDIEVFLSNSGIKREVLQHWIENEWVTPSKTEVGVHLTAVDVARVYFVRDLSADFGVNDAGIEVALHLVDQIHALRRVLRSIQHELGPLGASNEDSVF; via the coding sequence ATGAACATTGATATCGAGGTGTTCCTATCCAACTCCGGCATCAAGCGTGAAGTCCTGCAACATTGGATTGAGAACGAGTGGGTCACTCCATCAAAGACCGAAGTGGGTGTTCACCTGACAGCGGTGGATGTGGCGCGGGTCTACTTCGTTCGGGATCTTAGTGCGGACTTTGGCGTGAACGATGCGGGTATCGAGGTGGCATTGCATTTGGTCGATCAGATCCACGCGCTGCGCAGGGTGCTCAGGTCGATTCAGCATGAGCTGGGACCATTAGGCGCTTCGAACGAGGATTCCGTGTTCTGA
- a CDS encoding FUSC family protein produces the protein MAYSARATLLNLRSTYTGDFQSFVNSSVSIVLGVGFFIVMTRLFRSVGAELSARRLVRRAWTVIAEAAAGHGVLDRDVFTARMIDLLGQLAPRMAAVSSDSHLATVDLLDEIRAGLNVIELRRARRVLPETNAAALDRLLDAVCRHYREQAAHGRKLAAPAALREAIDASLARVRTLPPGTGRDEGLLGLIGLRHFFAAGEAEAAEIAVPA, from the coding sequence ATGGCATACAGCGCTAGGGCCACCCTGCTCAACCTGCGCAGCACCTACACCGGCGATTTCCAGTCCTTCGTCAATTCCAGCGTGTCCATCGTGCTGGGGGTGGGCTTCTTCATCGTGATGACCCGGCTGTTCCGCTCGGTCGGTGCCGAACTGAGCGCGCGCCGGCTGGTGCGCCGGGCGTGGACGGTGATCGCCGAGGCGGCGGCCGGGCACGGCGTGCTGGACCGGGACGTGTTCACCGCACGCATGATCGACCTGCTCGGCCAGCTCGCCCCGCGCATGGCCGCCGTATCCAGCGACAGCCACTTGGCCACGGTCGACCTGCTCGACGAAATCCGCGCCGGCCTCAACGTGATCGAATTGCGCCGCGCGCGCCGGGTGCTGCCCGAAACCAATGCCGCCGCGCTGGACCGCCTGCTCGATGCGGTCTGCCGGCATTACCGCGAACAGGCCGCGCATGGCCGCAAGCTGGCGGCGCCGGCCGCGCTGCGCGAGGCGATCGACGCATCGCTGGCGCGCGTGCGCACGCTGCCGCCCGGCACCGGCCGCGACGAGGGCCTGCTCGGCCTGATCGGGCTGCGCCATTTCTTCGCCGCCGGCGAGGCCGAAGCGGCGGAAATCGCGGTCCCCGCCTGA
- a CDS encoding IS5 family transposase codes for MQLSFGDAEHTGKRKKTRREIFLAEMEQVVPWNALLALIAPHYPKMGQRGRQPYALATMLRIHFLQQWYALSDLGMEEALYEMPVMRRFARLSGLDNIPDETTILNFRRLLETHDLAPQLLERVNAHLARKGQSLKAGTIVDATIIAAPSSTKNRDGKRDPEMHQTKKGNQWHFGMKAHIGVDEESGLVHHVECTAANVNDVTQVHKLLHGKEDTICGDSGYTGADKREELQGVEAAFWIAEKPSKLRAMKNKRDRKYAERWEHFKASLRAKVEHPFRVVKRQFGYTKVRYRGLAKNTAQVLTLFALSNLWMARRRLLLPTG; via the coding sequence ATGCAGCTGAGCTTCGGGGACGCGGAACACACGGGCAAGCGGAAGAAGACGCGACGCGAGATCTTCCTGGCGGAGATGGAGCAGGTTGTGCCGTGGAACGCATTGCTGGCGCTGATCGCACCGCACTACCCGAAGATGGGCCAGCGTGGCCGGCAGCCGTACGCGCTGGCGACGATGCTGCGCATCCACTTTCTGCAGCAGTGGTACGCGCTGAGCGACCTGGGCATGGAAGAGGCGCTGTACGAGATGCCGGTGATGCGCCGCTTTGCCCGCCTGAGTGGGCTGGACAACATCCCGGACGAAACCACGATCCTCAACTTCCGCCGGCTGCTGGAGACGCATGATCTGGCGCCGCAGCTCCTGGAGCGCGTGAACGCGCACCTGGCGCGCAAGGGCCAGAGCTTGAAGGCCGGCACGATCGTCGATGCGACGATCATTGCGGCACCGAGCTCTACCAAGAACAGGGACGGCAAGCGCGACCCGGAGATGCACCAGACGAAGAAGGGCAACCAGTGGCACTTCGGGATGAAGGCGCACATTGGCGTGGACGAGGAGTCGGGCCTGGTGCACCACGTGGAGTGCACGGCGGCGAACGTCAACGACGTGACGCAGGTGCACAAGCTGCTGCACGGCAAGGAAGACACAATCTGCGGCGACAGCGGCTACACGGGCGCGGACAAGCGCGAGGAGCTGCAAGGCGTGGAGGCTGCGTTCTGGATCGCGGAGAAGCCGTCGAAGCTTCGTGCGATGAAGAACAAGCGTGATCGCAAATACGCCGAACGCTGGGAGCACTTCAAGGCCAGCCTGCGGGCGAAGGTGGAGCATCCGTTCCGAGTGGTGAAGCGGCAGTTCGGTTACACCAAGGTGCGCTATCGCGGGTTGGCGAAGAACACGGCGCAGGTGTTGACGCTGTTCGCGCTGTCGAATCTGTGGATGGCGCGGCGACGTCTGTTGCTGCCGACGGGTTAA
- a CDS encoding DsbA family protein yields the protein MSTLRIPVNTRDHAQGPLDAPVILVEYGDYQCPYCGEAYEGIKELQAQFGASLCFVFRNFPLSDDHPQALPAAVFAEYAATHGKFWEAHDALYENQDRLGPAFYVELARELALDIEGLQEALEAGQLASRIQADLNGGLRSGVNGTPSFFINGQLCPIQDGVEDLAGPIHAILDGIQR from the coding sequence ATGTCCACGCTTCGCATTCCTGTAAACACTCGCGATCACGCGCAGGGCCCCCTCGACGCACCCGTCATCCTGGTCGAATACGGCGATTATCAATGCCCGTACTGCGGCGAAGCCTATGAAGGAATCAAAGAACTACAGGCACAGTTCGGCGCAAGCCTGTGTTTCGTATTCCGCAACTTCCCTCTGAGCGATGACCACCCACAAGCCCTGCCCGCAGCCGTCTTTGCTGAGTATGCAGCCACCCATGGCAAGTTCTGGGAAGCACACGATGCCCTTTACGAGAACCAGGACCGTTTAGGCCCTGCGTTCTATGTCGAACTGGCGCGCGAACTCGCACTGGATATAGAAGGCCTGCAGGAAGCGCTCGAAGCCGGACAACTCGCCAGCCGCATTCAAGCCGATCTCAACGGCGGTTTGCGAAGTGGCGTTAACGGCACGCCGAGCTTCTTCATCAATGGCCAGCTATGTCCCATACAAGACGGAGTAGAGGATCTGGCCGGCCCCATCCACGCGATCCTCGATGGCATACAGCGCTAG